One genomic region from Vibrio sp. STUT-A11 encodes:
- a CDS encoding SMC family ATPase, with translation MKPIKLTMQAFGPFAKTETIDFEKLGSNPLFLINGPTGSGKTSILDAICFALYGETTGNERLGIQMRCDLAAVDLPTEVTLEFSLHNKVYRVVRSPEQEAPKARGDGMTVRKHMASLYELGDSEKLITSKTTQVKTEITNIIGLTETQFRQVMVLPQGKFRELLLASSKEREEIFGQLFQTDIYKKIEYALKDKASAISKAKNEFDNQIRGALQVAGVSSEEELGVQRETISTQLEEEKKSEQASLEVLNSIKSELQKAQALAGEFTRREQAEVALKTHLENTEEIAVRQDQLDTAKSASKIELQYVALQNAKAQSQQLSEKISALSQNLNEATNVVTVKEAELKTAKQNVEQVPQLTQLQFNLEVMKEKLIEKSDWEAKIANGLQQKQQFETKLQQYVSLKDKLTLDAQQGQKNLDQARVDVALVGSIEAEIKQKQRLLQDVQKLVSLKQEYAKHDTLTADKQQKVELANQTYLKAQQLADRIELKWHNAQAAVLARRLQTGEACPVCGSCEHPHPAQFSEEEVTKEQVQTARAQEREAQASYNQLSNQLEQHHVVARQYQKQVDELSQELGEHAKTEVITIQAELQLANEKLQKLTAIDIAELEKNVEQLNQRCVVGETKINELQNQMAANESTIKANQGQLNKLLENLDPKYRSVEVIEHEITQTKEQVKRLNESLESAQKQLQQAMLAKSNIESQLTTNKQWLAESELKLDEAKSNWQKALGESRFEDEENYLQSKATEQELQSWLQEIDEFKQVQIKLEQTLYDLNQVLKDQEKPNLEEINAKLNAQQQHYVESRNKLDSVRSTFERIEKVSDDIVALHDKNSKLEAEYKVFGTLYDVASGKTGSRISLHRFVLGVLLDDVLIQSSQRLSLMSKGRYILARKTEGFKGAAGRGLDLVVEDGYTGKMRDVATLSGGESFMAALALALGLSDVVQSYSGGIRLDTLFIDEGFGSLDPESLDLAIQTLVDLQQTGRMIGVISHVSELKEQMAQRIDVEPSRIGSTVSVKSQMALAD, from the coding sequence ATGAAGCCTATTAAACTCACCATGCAAGCTTTTGGTCCCTTTGCAAAAACGGAAACCATCGATTTCGAAAAGCTTGGTAGTAATCCTTTATTTTTGATTAATGGCCCAACCGGTTCGGGCAAAACCTCTATCCTCGACGCGATTTGTTTTGCGCTTTATGGCGAAACGACAGGTAACGAACGTCTGGGTATTCAGATGCGATGTGATCTAGCAGCTGTTGATTTACCTACCGAAGTTACGTTGGAATTTTCACTTCACAATAAAGTATACCGCGTTGTCCGTTCACCAGAGCAAGAAGCGCCGAAGGCTCGTGGCGATGGCATGACGGTACGAAAGCACATGGCATCACTTTATGAATTAGGTGATAGCGAGAAGCTGATTACCAGTAAAACCACTCAGGTTAAAACCGAAATCACTAACATCATTGGCTTAACAGAAACGCAGTTTCGCCAAGTGATGGTGCTCCCTCAGGGAAAATTTCGCGAGTTGTTGCTGGCGAGCTCGAAAGAACGTGAGGAGATCTTCGGTCAGTTATTTCAGACCGATATCTACAAGAAAATTGAGTACGCCCTGAAAGATAAAGCAAGCGCGATCAGTAAAGCGAAGAACGAGTTTGATAACCAGATTCGCGGTGCATTGCAAGTGGCGGGAGTAAGTTCAGAAGAAGAACTGGGTGTGCAACGAGAGACTATTTCAACGCAACTTGAAGAAGAGAAAAAGAGCGAACAAGCCTCTCTAGAAGTTCTTAACAGCATTAAGTCTGAGCTACAGAAGGCACAAGCACTTGCTGGAGAGTTTACTCGTCGTGAGCAAGCCGAGGTAGCGCTAAAGACACACTTAGAGAACACCGAGGAGATAGCGGTTCGCCAGGATCAATTAGACACAGCAAAGAGTGCCAGTAAAATTGAGCTGCAGTATGTCGCTTTACAAAACGCCAAGGCGCAATCACAACAGCTATCTGAGAAGATTTCCGCACTCAGCCAAAACTTAAACGAAGCCACGAACGTGGTGACGGTAAAAGAAGCAGAGCTGAAAACAGCAAAACAGAATGTAGAGCAAGTTCCCCAGCTGACGCAGTTGCAGTTTAATCTCGAAGTAATGAAAGAGAAACTGATCGAAAAGTCAGATTGGGAAGCGAAAATCGCCAACGGGTTACAACAGAAACAGCAATTCGAAACCAAACTGCAGCAATACGTCAGTTTAAAAGACAAGCTGACCCTAGATGCGCAGCAAGGGCAGAAGAACCTGGATCAGGCCCGTGTTGATGTTGCTTTAGTTGGTAGCATTGAGGCCGAAATCAAGCAAAAGCAACGCCTTTTGCAGGATGTCCAAAAGCTGGTTAGTTTAAAACAAGAGTACGCGAAACATGATACGTTAACCGCTGACAAGCAACAGAAGGTTGAACTAGCAAATCAAACGTATCTTAAAGCTCAGCAGTTAGCGGATCGCATAGAGCTAAAATGGCACAACGCACAAGCGGCGGTTTTAGCCCGAAGGCTACAAACAGGGGAGGCGTGTCCGGTTTGTGGCAGTTGCGAACATCCTCATCCTGCACAGTTTAGCGAAGAAGAGGTAACCAAAGAGCAAGTTCAAACGGCTCGAGCTCAGGAGCGAGAGGCACAAGCTTCATATAACCAGCTTAGCAACCAACTGGAACAGCACCATGTTGTCGCTCGACAGTACCAAAAACAAGTGGATGAGCTTTCACAAGAACTTGGTGAGCATGCTAAAACCGAAGTAATCACGATTCAGGCTGAGCTTCAGTTAGCAAATGAAAAATTGCAAAAACTGACGGCTATTGATATCGCAGAGTTAGAGAAAAACGTTGAACAGCTTAACCAGCGCTGTGTTGTTGGCGAAACAAAGATCAACGAGCTGCAAAATCAAATGGCGGCCAACGAATCAACAATTAAGGCAAATCAGGGTCAGCTGAATAAATTGTTGGAAAACCTTGATCCGAAATACCGTTCGGTGGAAGTGATTGAGCACGAAATAACGCAAACGAAAGAGCAGGTTAAACGTCTTAACGAAAGTCTGGAAAGTGCTCAGAAACAACTTCAACAAGCGATGTTAGCTAAGTCGAATATTGAAAGTCAGCTAACCACCAACAAGCAGTGGTTAGCGGAGTCGGAGCTAAAACTCGATGAGGCAAAATCGAACTGGCAAAAAGCACTGGGCGAAAGCCGTTTTGAGGATGAAGAAAATTATCTTCAAAGCAAAGCGACAGAACAAGAGCTGCAATCCTGGCTGCAAGAAATAGACGAGTTTAAGCAGGTTCAAATCAAGCTAGAACAAACCTTGTATGACCTTAATCAAGTGTTAAAAGATCAAGAAAAACCGAACCTTGAAGAAATTAACGCCAAGTTAAACGCTCAGCAACAACACTACGTCGAGTCTCGCAACAAGCTAGATTCTGTACGTTCTACTTTTGAGCGTATTGAAAAGGTTAGCGACGATATTGTCGCTTTACATGACAAGAACAGCAAGCTCGAAGCAGAGTATAAAGTCTTTGGTACGCTTTATGACGTGGCGAGTGGTAAAACCGGTAGCCGTATCAGTTTGCATCGTTTTGTACTCGGCGTTCTTTTAGATGATGTATTGATTCAGTCTTCGCAGCGATTAAGTTTGATGAGTAAAGGCCGTTACATTCTTGCACGCAAGACGGAAGGGTTTAAAGGAGCTGCAGGCCGTGGGCTTGATCTCGTGGTTGAAGATGGTTACACCGGTAAAATGCGTGATGTTGCAACGCTTTCTGGTGGTGAGTCTTTCATGGCTGCACTGGCTTTAGCGCTTGGTCTTTCTGATGTCGTACAATCCTACAGCGGGGGGATTCGCTTGGATACACTGTTCATTGATGAAGGCTTTGGTAGCCTGGACCCTGAATCTTTGGATCTTGCGATTCAAACCTTAGTCGATCTGCAGCAAACAGGCCGAATGATCGGTGTGATTTCTCACGTATCGGAGCTTAAAGAACAGATGGCACAACGCATTGATGTAGAGCCTTCTCGTATTGGGTCAACCGTTTCGGTTAAGTCTCAAATGGCGCTAGCTGATTAA
- a CDS encoding cystatin domain-containing protein encodes MKFKTMLAYVLLGLLVGCQQNSPEGTTEITTSADVCNTQGNMPGGWKIFESTPDVQKAMAFVLTKMDTLSSFKQILNVHAQIVSGVNYAIEFEMNDGVVWNTIVYRNLDGDYTISQSPKEGKFCQP; translated from the coding sequence ATGAAGTTTAAGACAATGTTAGCTTACGTACTTTTGGGTTTGCTTGTTGGTTGCCAGCAAAACAGCCCCGAAGGAACGACAGAAATAACAACCTCGGCAGACGTATGCAATACTCAGGGAAATATGCCAGGTGGGTGGAAAATTTTCGAGTCTACACCCGACGTTCAAAAAGCAATGGCTTTTGTTCTGACAAAAATGGATACCCTTTCATCATTTAAACAGATTCTCAATGTGCATGCACAAATCGTCAGCGGCGTGAATTACGCAATTGAGTTTGAAATGAATGATGGTGTGGTTTGGAACACGATTGTTTATCGTAACCTTGATGGTGATTACACTATTTCACAGTCACCAAAAGAAGGGAAATTCTGTCAACCGTGA